The Arvicanthis niloticus isolate mArvNil1 chromosome 2, mArvNil1.pat.X, whole genome shotgun sequence genome includes a window with the following:
- the Arhgap11a gene encoding rho GTPase-activating protein 11A, translating to MCDQRLVRLAVQQQLRAVYGIKVKSGRGQCDPRRHETAATEIRGKIFGVPFNSLPHSVVPEYGHIPSFLVDACTSLKEHIHTEGLFRKSGSVIRLKALKSKLDHGEACLSSALPCDVAGLLKQFFRELPEPVLPADLHEALFKAQQLGAEERNKATLLLSCLMADSTVDILRYFFTFLKNVSLRASENKMDSSNLAVIFAPNLLQTSEGHEKMSANTEKKLRLQAAVVQTFIDYASDIGRVPDFILEKIPTMLGIDGLCATPSLEGFEGDYETPGECKRKRRQSVGDFVNGALSKLKSSRTPSITPQQDRTAQASVSPLILTPSVKRKLPGESSHAFSSKKRKSIKHNLNFELLPSHLFSSNSTPVSVHFDTSPEGSSQSSLSPITMSGNHLISTDLRRSKRIANKKVYRVESGKAGCFSPKVSRKEKTRRSLRLKFSLGKNRDSNGYSVINRYENVGRRLANQQNLKNRTESVKTGLLFSPDIDERLLKKGSEKISKSEEHLLTPDQLDGTGYRMSWTEPSNSSFQDMSVNGTSPIMRNLEVKRFSLEPDITVEKSPIVSYELRPSTFHSQPDSSVLGSSLSGDEGNLASETLQKIQKAFSESGSDLHMVINHEQSLVTDMGEEGESRDVPTSESKGRDGSDAGEDESHAPGRNFSPYQSPEFSREASEERYSAQMKVEREDTHSETPKADLVQQAIPGEEPTKELRSPRSQLNTLSRGNENVEEENSGASEAPEGDETQSLERSTCSVAVLSKPGPQRLARQQSLVEKCASAVPGGLQVTEHGKVSDHIQWFNKLSLNEPNRGKMKSPLKFQRTPVRHSVRRINSLLEYGRQPVRQKLAILGDTASPLVKSVSCDSALPTCVQSTSKGPTVLPTKSGLEAQKSTSCNKSSVELTSKSFTKMKRHPDPLNASLGTTRLCKQENRSNGQIKLPLDDLTNHDRLKLVVNNNAAFSPGIKVLRRPSEKERVWYKGSPKNPIGKTHLLPASKPVDL from the exons ATGTGCGATCAGAGGCTGGTCAGATTGGCCGTGCAGCAGCAGCTTCGGGCTGTCTATGGCATTAAGGTCAAGAGTGGCCGCGGTCAGTGTGATCCCAGGAGACATGAAACTGCGGCTACGGAAATAAGG GGGAAGATATTTGGAGTTCCCTTTAATTCCTTGCCTCATTCAGTTGTTCCAGAATATGGACACATTCCAAG CTTTCTTGTTGATGCGTGCACATCTTTAAAAGAGCATATTCACACAGAAGGGCTTTTTAGGAAGTCGGGGTCTGTTATTCGTCTAAAGGCTCTAAAG AGTAAACTGGATCATGGTGAGGCCTGCCTGTCTTCTGCACTTCCGTGTGATGTTGCAGGCCTGCTTAAGCAGTTCTTCCGGGAATTGCCAGAGCCTGTCCTCCCCGCTGATCTGCATGAAGCACTTTTCAAAGCTCAACAGTTAGGGGCAGAGGAGAGGAATAAAGCTACATTGTTGCTGTCCTGTCTTATGGCAGATTCTACAGTTGATATATTAAGATACTTCTTTACCTTTCTTAAGAATGTTTCTCTTAG GGCAAGTGAGAATAAAATGGACAGCAGCAATCTTGCAGTAATATTTGCACCAAATCTTCTTCAGACAAGTGAAGGCCATGAGAAAATGTCTGCCAACACAGAGAAGAAGCTACGTCTGCAGGCAGCAGTAGTGCAGACGTTTATTGACTATGCATCAGACATTG GACGAGTGCCAGATTTTATCCTGGAAAAGATACCAACCATGTTAGGTATTGATGGACTCTGTGCTACTCCATCTCTGGAAGGCTTTGAAGGAGACTATGAAACTCCTGGTGaatgtaagagaaaaagaagacaaagtgtCGGAG attttgtgAATGGAGCCCTAAGTAAACTTAAATCTAGCAGAACACCCTCTATTACACCTCAACAAGATAGGACAG CCCAGGCCTCTGTATCACCATTGATTCTCACACCAAGTGTTAAGCGTAAACTGCCAGGAGAGTCTTCTCATGCCTTCTCCAGTAAAAAAAGGAAGTCCATCAAGCACAACTTGAACTTTGAGCTGTTGCCAAGTCATCTGTTTAGCAGCAATTCTACACCAGTATCAG TTCACTTTGACACAAGTCCTGAAGGGTCATCTCAGAGTTCTCTCTCACCAATCACCATGAGTGGAAACCACTTGATCAGTACAGACCTAAGACGGAGTAAAAGGATTGCCAACAAAAAAGTTTATAG GGTAGAATCAGGAAAAGCAGGCTGCTTCTCTCCCAAAGTCAGTCGTAAAGAAAAGACCCGAAGATCTCTCCGTCTGAAATTTAGTCTCGGGAAGAACAGAGATTCA AATGGATATTCTGTCATCAATAGATATGAAAATGTTGGTCGACGACTAGCGAATCAGCAAAATCTAAAAAATAGGACTGAGTCTGTAAAAACAGGCCTGCTTTTTAGCCCAGATATTGATGAAAGATTGCTAAAGAAAG GCTCAGAAAAGATCAGCAAATCTGAGGAACACTTACTAACTCCAGATCAACTAGATGGAACAGGTTACCGGATGTCTTGGACAGAACCAAGTAATTCAAGTTTTCAAGACATGAGTGTAAATGGAACTTCTCCAATAATGCGAAATCTTGAGGTGAAGAGATTTTCTTTGGAGCCCGACATTACTGTTGAAAAATCACCAATTGTGTCCTATGAGCTCAGGCCTTCCACCTTCCATAGCCAACCTGACAGCAGTGTGCTGGGGAGTTCCCTTAGTGGGGATGAAGGTAACCTGGCCTCCGAGACCTTGCAGAAGATTCAGAAAGCATTTTCTGAATCTGGGAGTGATCTTCATATGGTGATAAATCATGAGCAGTCATTAGTAACAGATATGGGGGAGGAAGGTGAATCGAGAGATGTTCCCACGAGTGAGTCAAAGGGGCGTGACGGCAGCGATGCTGGGGAGGATGAGAGCCATGCTCCAGGAAGGAATTTCTCACCATATCAAAGTCCAGAATTTTCCAGAGAAGCCAGTGAGGAACGTTACTCAGCTCAGATGAAGGTGGAACGTGAGgacacacactcagaaacaccCAAAGCTGACCTCGTCCAGCAAGCAATTCCTGGTGAGGAGCCAACCAAGGAACTACGGTCCCCAAGGAGCCAACTCAATACTCTGTCACGGGGGAATGAGAATGTGGAAGAGGAGAACTCTGGGGCAAGTGAAGCTCCCGAGGGAGATGAGACTCAGTCTTTAGAGAGGAGCACATGCAGTGTGGCAGTCCTTTCAAAGCCTGGGCCCCAGAGACTTGCTAGGCAACAGTCACTGGTGGAAAAATGTGCGAGTGCAGTTCCTGGGGGTCTACAAGTAACAGAGCACGGAAAGGTTTCTGATCACATACAGTGGTTTAATAAACTTTCTCTAAATGAACCGAACAGAGGAAAAATGAAGTCACCTCTTAAATTTCAGCGTACTCCTGTCCGTCATTCCGTCAGGAGAATTAATTCTTTGTTGGAGTATGGCAGGCAGCCTGTGAGGCAGAAGTTGGCAATCCTTGGTGACACAGCTTCTCCTCTTGTTAAATCAGTGAGCTGTGACAGTGCTCTTCCCACTTGTGTGCAAAGCACATCAAAAGGTCCCACTGTTCTACCTACTAAGTCAGGTCTTGAAGCACAGAAGTCTACATCTTGTAATAAATCAAGTGTTGAGTTAACTTCTAAATCTTTCACAAAAATGAAGAGACATCCAGATCCTTTGAATGCTTCTCTTGGAACTACTAGACTTTGTAAACAGGAGAACAGATCTAATGGCCAAATTAAGTTACCTTTGGATGATCTCACTAATCATGATAGATTAAAATTGGTTGTAAATAACAATGCGGCCTTTTCTCCGGGGATAAAAGTTCTTAGGAGGCcatcagaaaaagaaagggtCTGGTACAAAGGTTCTCCTAAAAATCCTATTGGGAAGACTCACCTGCTACCAGCCAGTAAGCCTGTAGACTTGTAA